In Plasmodium gaboni strain SY75 chromosome 11, whole genome shotgun sequence, the following proteins share a genomic window:
- a CDS encoding hypothetical protein (conserved Plasmodium protein, unknown function) encodes MADTLLKFKGYKYGNQKIYPHFKNIRDYDVYKQNEYETDRKEISLYDYNDENIKEKNKLNDKFKRDNNDNKDSNNKHNNKYNNKYNNIYSNNYYNSYNYNDINSYLKKKKKRIYSKKKSLLPFEHIDNNIQNDVNNSDIYLESYVIKKKTKNIPLNNKYIENSNIELKNKLKHTLNPALSLMASRAVDGLLGGVHKHMQGPIAISSDGNNSPLANQIVTPNVYGSPNSISPINMTNNIAPLTSNPSPAPSPLAPPIGASMSPAATTTNIPGGAPIAAPNLMSQGMPGAIPTPPAVQIPNNAMPFNPMNPTNVMPLNQIGQNPAFNIHPTASNLRGDPGNVNYNEVVSITIGIVLSLVLFCFIFGCLTKLCKPKKRRR; translated from the coding sequence ATGGCAGACACGCTACTTAAATTCAAAGGATACAAATATGGAAaccaaaaaatatatccacattttaaaaatataagagATTATGATGTttataaacaaaatgaatatgaGACAGATAGAAAGGAAATAAGTTTATATGACTACAATGATGagaatataaaagaaaaaaataagttaaatgataaatttAAAAGGGATAACaatgataataaagatagtaataataaacataacaataaatataataataaatataataatatatatagtaacAATTACTATAATagttataattataatgatattaatagttatttaaaaaaaaaaaaaaaacgtatctattcaaaaaaaaaatcattaCTTCCTTTTGAGcatattgataataatatccagaatgatgtaaataattcagatatttatttagaatcatatgttataaaaaaaaaaacaaaaaatatcccattaaataataaatatatagaaaattcaaatatagaattaaaaaataaattaaaacataCATTAAATCCAGCTTTAAGTTTAATGGCTTCAAGAGCAGTAGATGGATTATTAGGTGGCGTACATAAACACATGCAAGGACCAATAGCTATAAGTTCAGATGGAAATAATTCTCCTTTAGCTAACCAAATTGTAACACCAAATGTATATGGTTCTCCTAATTCTATATCACCAATTAATATGACAAATAATATTGCACCTTTAACATCTAATCCTTCACCAGCACCATCTCCTCTTGCTCCACCTATAGGTGCATCCATGTCTCCAGCAGCAACAACAACAAATATTCCAGGTGGAGCACCGATAGCTGCACCTAACCTAATGTCACAAGGAATGCCAGGTGCTATACCTACACCCCCAGCAGTTCAAATACCCAATAACGCTATGCCATTCAATCCAATGAATCCAACTAATGTTATGCCTTTAAATCAAATCGGACAAAATCCAGCATTTAATATTCATCCTACAGCTTCTAATTTAAGAGGAGATCCTGGAAATGTCAATTATAATGAAGTGGTCAGTATTACAATAGGTATTGTTTTAAGTCTTGTCCTTTTCTGTTTTATTTTCGGTTGCTTAACCAAATTATGTAAACCAAAAAAGAGAAGAAGATGA
- a CDS encoding tyrosine--tRNA ligase, whose translation MIILKVLFLYNGLIEIILCYKKFAPHRLNSIIHENNKNSIGTYDIKSKALKKLYERKLIHYVSDIRNIDKILYHNENEKEKTNRKSVYAGIDLTCKYLHLGNLVPLITLDVLRNHNTDVIILLGNSTTQIGDPSFQKVERQKTLEKDILENEENIRRTIIELFLQREICEDDINELIKKSNIERDKEFIYESDNKGSLIILKNSLWYDKMNIIDFLKYGEHFSINKLLRKECFLNKFKKNLTLKDLNYITLQSFDFLHLFNKFKTCIQIGGSDQWGNIQSGIELAQYTSNTQLYGLTTNLLVYKNNIKYSKSQFNENKRLPIWIDKNYNSPYLFWNFLRNVEDQKVQSYIDMLTNLNININEEIERVYNSSDPNLNETLDDSKKKSTTTIKNNNNNDDNNNIVDIDHTTEHNNYTNDISLQKSYEEKINQAKKQLSDSVTSYIFGEDTVKKIHKMKDVLKNNDFHKIDNIDDIKVFPFVEITMEHINQNKINILDLLKKFDIACTNKEAKEKISQNCIYLNDLLINDSKYQLNINNFIKLDNKYYAILRLGKKTSYSIIIK comes from the coding sequence atgataatattaaaggttttgtttttatataatggTTTAATAGAAATAATTCTGTGTTATAAAAAGTTTGCTCCTCATAGATTGAATAGCATAATTCAtgagaataataaaaatagtatAGGTACATATGATATTAAATCGAAAgctttaaaaaaattatatgaaagAAAATTGATTCATTATGTAAGTgatataagaaatattgataagatattatatcataatgAAAATGAGAAAGAAAAAACGAATAGGAAAAGTGTTTATGCAGGTATTGATTTAACATGTAAATATTTGCATTTAGGTAATTTAGTTCCGTTGATTACTTTGGATGTCTTACGTAATCATAATACAGatgttataatattattagGAAATAGTACGACCCAAATAGGAGACCCTTCATTTCAAAAAGTAGAGAGACAAAAAACGTTGgaaaaagatatattagagaatgaagaaaatataagaaGAACAATAATTGAATTATTTCTTCAAAGAGAAATATGTGaagatgatataaatgaattaattaaaaaaagtaatataGAAAGAGATAAggaatttatatatgaatcAGATAATAAAGGTtctttaattatattaaaaaatagTTTATGGTATgataaaatgaatataattgattttttaaaatatggggaacatttttctattaataaattattaagaAAAGAATGTTTTCTgaataaatttaaaaaaaaccTTACATTGAAAgatttaaattatattacattacaatcatttgattttttacatttgtttaataaatttaaaacaTGTATACAAATAGGAGGATCAGATCAATGGGGTAATATACAATCAGGAATAGAACTTGCTCAATATACTTCTAATACTCAATTATATGGTTTAACAACTAATTTATtagtatataaaaataatatcaaatATAGTAAATCTCAATTTAATGAGAATAAAAGGTTACCTATATGGATagataaaaattataactctccatatttattctggaattttttaagaaatGTGGAAGACCAAAAGGTTCAATCATATATTGATATGTTGacaaatttaaatataaatataaatgaagaGATTGAACGTGTATACAATTCAAGTGATCCAAATTTAAATGAGACTTTGGATGActccaaaaaaaaaagtactactactattaaaaataataataataatgatgataataataatattgtagACATAGATCATACTACtgaacataataattatactAATGATATATCATTGCAAAAGAGctatgaagaaaaaattaaccAAGCTAAAAAACAATTATCTGATAGTGTTACTTCCTATATTTTTGGTGAAGACACtgttaaaaaaatacataaaatgaaagatgttttaaagaataatgattttcataaaattgataatattgatgatataaaagTATTTCCATTTGTTGAAATAACAATGGAACATATAAATcaaaacaaaataaatattttagaTTTATTGAAAAAATTTGATATTGCATGTACTAACAAAGAAGCTAAAGAAAAGATAAGTCAAAActgtatatatttaaatgatttGCTTATAAATGATTCAAAATATCAattgaatataaataactTTATAAAGCttgataataaatattatgcAATCCTCAGATTAGGAAAAAAAACAAGTTATtctataataataaaatga